A stretch of the Kroppenstedtia eburnea genome encodes the following:
- a CDS encoding murein hydrolase activator EnvC family protein, giving the protein MKSKLSTRWVGGGLSLILAATLLFPGGIRADEIQEKKQDIKERDKEIQRLEKEKAATKKDLKSVFAELDQKKRELADRSSEVYELEQKLKKTKQDLQQKEEQLTLQEQRYKKRVRTLYEQGEMFYVEPLLNSESLGEFLNRLKFVQMVIQRDQQLVERYQRDRSALRREKQNYEQLLADRRKKEKEARELHAQLIREYKQVEKELNRLADKQEHLEEVNEKESQQVRELVRKRQEAVSTAGDSGTYDGGAFLKPVKGARITSGYGMRYHPVRKQYKMHTGVDFGAPLGTPIHAAAAGKVIASRPMRGYGYIVVIDHGGGISTLYAHVYAQDVKVSVGQSVSRGQAIALVGNNGWSTGPHLHFEVLKNGEHTDPMPYLK; this is encoded by the coding sequence GTGAAAAGCAAACTTTCCACACGTTGGGTCGGCGGCGGATTGTCGCTGATTTTGGCCGCTACCCTCCTTTTTCCCGGAGGAATCCGTGCTGACGAGATCCAGGAGAAGAAACAGGACATCAAGGAACGGGATAAGGAGATTCAGAGGCTGGAGAAGGAAAAGGCCGCAACGAAGAAGGATCTGAAATCGGTTTTTGCCGAGCTCGACCAAAAAAAGAGGGAACTGGCGGACCGGAGCAGTGAAGTCTATGAGCTGGAACAGAAGCTGAAGAAGACGAAACAGGATCTTCAACAGAAGGAAGAGCAGCTGACCCTTCAGGAGCAGCGGTATAAAAAGCGGGTTCGCACCCTTTATGAACAGGGCGAGATGTTCTACGTGGAGCCCTTGCTGAATTCGGAAAGTCTGGGTGAGTTCCTCAACCGGCTCAAGTTTGTCCAGATGGTGATCCAAAGGGATCAGCAACTGGTTGAACGATACCAACGGGACCGGTCCGCACTCCGGCGGGAGAAGCAAAACTATGAGCAACTTTTGGCCGATCGGCGGAAAAAGGAGAAAGAGGCACGGGAGCTTCACGCCCAGCTGATCCGGGAGTACAAACAAGTCGAAAAAGAATTGAACCGGTTGGCCGATAAGCAGGAACACCTGGAGGAAGTGAACGAAAAGGAGAGTCAGCAGGTCCGGGAGTTGGTCCGCAAACGGCAGGAAGCGGTGTCGACAGCGGGGGATTCCGGCACCTATGACGGAGGGGCATTCCTCAAGCCGGTGAAAGGTGCCCGCATCACATCGGGTTACGGGATGCGATACCATCCGGTTCGAAAGCAATACAAGATGCATACGGGGGTGGATTTCGGTGCACCCCTCGGCACCCCGATTCATGCCGCCGCCGCCGGTAAGGTGATCGCCTCCCGTCCCATGAGGGGATACGGATATATCGTCGTGATTGATCACGGTGGCGGAATTTCCACCCTGTATGCCCACGTTTACGCCCAGGATGTCAAAGTGAGCGTCGGCCAGTCCGTATCCAGAGGACAGGCGATCGCGCTGGTGGGTAACAACGGATGGTCGACGGGGCCTCACCTCCATTTTGAGGTGCTGAAGAACGGAGAGCATACCGATCCGATGCCTTATCTGAAATAG
- the ftsX gene encoding permease-like cell division protein FtsX, translated as MKIETMLRHTREAFKSLIRNNWMTFAAVSAASVTLLIFGFFLVFAFNINYMASELDREVSIRVFLNASLSSDEIDQVKSSIEKNPKVESVKFISKQEGLESMKGWFGEDEKFLEGLEKDNPIPDMLEVMAKDPRQSESLSEDLKRDFPNQVDNADFGGGVSRSILDMSSLVRNVVFIFGLGLAVLAAFLISNTIKLTIFARRREIEIMRLVGASNWFIRWPFFIEGTLIGLLGSIVPVTVTLIGYNAVVRILDADKAYSFFKLLGMWPLSLWVGGLTALLGVLIGIWGSIISIRRFLRT; from the coding sequence ATGAAGATTGAAACCATGTTGCGGCATACCCGGGAAGCCTTCAAAAGTTTGATCCGGAACAACTGGATGACCTTTGCCGCAGTCAGCGCGGCCAGCGTCACCTTGCTGATCTTCGGATTTTTCCTGGTGTTCGCCTTCAATATTAACTACATGGCCTCCGAACTGGACCGGGAGGTGTCGATCCGGGTCTTTCTGAACGCCTCGCTCTCCAGTGATGAGATTGATCAGGTGAAGAGCAGTATCGAGAAAAACCCGAAAGTGGAGAGTGTGAAATTCATCTCCAAGCAAGAGGGTCTGGAATCGATGAAGGGATGGTTCGGCGAGGATGAGAAGTTCCTCGAGGGTTTGGAGAAGGATAACCCCATCCCGGACATGTTGGAAGTGATGGCGAAGGATCCCCGTCAGAGTGAATCCTTGTCCGAGGATCTCAAAAGGGATTTTCCCAACCAGGTGGATAATGCGGACTTCGGCGGTGGGGTCTCCCGCAGCATCCTCGACATGTCGAGTCTGGTCCGGAACGTGGTCTTCATCTTCGGATTGGGCTTGGCGGTGCTGGCGGCTTTCCTCATCTCCAACACCATTAAGCTGACCATCTTCGCCCGGCGCCGCGAGATTGAAATCATGCGGCTGGTGGGCGCCAGCAACTGGTTTATCCGCTGGCCTTTCTTCATCGAAGGGACCTTGATCGGGTTGCTGGGCTCCATCGTTCCCGTTACTGTGACCCTCATCGGTTACAATGCCGTCGTCCGGATTTTGGACGCCGATAAAGCATACAGCTTTTTCAAACTGCTCGGGATGTGGCCCCTGTCTCTCTGGGTGGGGGGGCTGACCGCTCTGTTGGGTGTTCTGATCGGGATCTGGGGAAGTATTATTTCCATTCGCCGGTTCCTGCGTACCTGA
- the ftsE gene encoding cell division ATP-binding protein FtsE: MIEMHDVYKVYDNGVKALNGINVKIDQGDFVYVVGPSGAGKSTFIKLMYREVSPTHGVILINGVNVKRVRDWKIPYLRRKIGVVFQDYKLLPNMTAYENVAFAMEAVETPKRKIRRRVQEVLELVGLHDRMNALPSQLSGGEQQRVSIARAMVNNPSFIIADEPTGNLDPENSWDIMYLLEEINSRGTTVVMATHNKEIVNTMRKRVIAVEQGVIVRDEQQGEYGYED, encoded by the coding sequence ATGATTGAAATGCATGATGTGTACAAGGTTTATGACAATGGTGTCAAGGCCCTGAACGGAATCAACGTGAAGATCGACCAGGGTGATTTTGTGTATGTGGTCGGACCCAGCGGTGCGGGTAAAAGTACCTTCATCAAATTGATGTATCGGGAGGTCAGTCCCACCCACGGAGTCATCCTGATCAACGGGGTGAATGTGAAGCGGGTGCGGGATTGGAAAATCCCTTACCTTCGCAGGAAGATCGGTGTCGTGTTCCAGGATTACAAGCTCCTGCCCAATATGACTGCATATGAAAATGTCGCCTTCGCCATGGAAGCGGTGGAGACACCCAAGCGGAAGATCCGGCGGCGGGTGCAGGAGGTTCTGGAATTGGTCGGCCTTCACGACCGGATGAACGCTCTTCCTTCCCAGCTTTCCGGGGGGGAACAGCAACGGGTTTCCATCGCCCGGGCCATGGTGAACAACCCCAGTTTTATCATCGCCGACGAGCCGACCGGAAACCTCGATCCGGAAAACTCCTGGGACATCATGTACCTGTTGGAAGAGATCAATTCCCGCGGTACCACGGTCGTCATGGCCACACACAACAAAGAGATCGTGAACACCATGCGCAAACGCGTGATTGCTGTGGAGCAGGGTGTGATCGTCCGCGACGAACAGCAGGGGGAATACGGCTATGAAGATTGA
- the argH gene encoding argininosuccinate lyase, with translation MKLWGGRFTKPTNRLVEEYTASISFDQKLYEEDIRGSLAHVRMLGECGILTAEEVETISGGLRKIRERIRAGEVEFSVAHEDIHMNIEKLLIDEVGPVGGKLHTGRSRNDQVALDMHLYVRARTLDLIKGLNILREALVAKAEEHVDTILPGYTHLQRAQPVRLAHHLLAYVDMFGRDTERLFDSYKRVNTLPLGAGAISGTTFPIRRELVAEELGFERMYDNSMDAVSDRDYLVEFLGAASLIMVHLSRLSEELILWSSQEFGYIELDDAFCTGSSMMPQKKNPDVPELIRGKTGRVTGHWVALITTLKALPLTYNKDMQEDKEGIFDTVDTLQGALALTAPMVAGMRVNKERMRQSAEQGFANATDLADYLVTRGLPFREAHEVVGRLVLSCLEQGRLLRDLTLEEFREACPLIGDDVHAKLEVEQVADARKAGSGTARNRVMEMIVKKREELDETLHRLDNVLY, from the coding sequence ATGAAACTCTGGGGCGGGCGATTTACCAAGCCGACCAACCGACTCGTTGAAGAATACACCGCATCCATCAGCTTTGACCAAAAACTGTACGAAGAAGATATCCGCGGCAGCCTGGCCCATGTACGGATGTTGGGGGAGTGCGGGATTCTGACAGCGGAGGAAGTGGAGACGATCTCCGGGGGATTGCGGAAGATCCGGGAGAGGATCCGGGCCGGTGAAGTGGAGTTTTCCGTGGCTCACGAAGATATCCACATGAACATCGAGAAATTGCTGATCGACGAAGTGGGTCCCGTGGGCGGGAAACTCCACACCGGCCGCAGCCGGAATGATCAGGTGGCATTGGATATGCATCTGTATGTCCGGGCCCGGACGCTGGATCTGATCAAAGGATTGAACATATTGCGGGAAGCCCTCGTGGCCAAGGCGGAGGAGCATGTGGACACCATTCTGCCCGGTTACACCCACCTGCAACGGGCCCAGCCGGTTCGCCTCGCCCACCATTTGCTGGCTTATGTCGATATGTTCGGCCGGGATACGGAACGGTTGTTTGACAGCTACAAGCGGGTGAACACCCTCCCTCTGGGTGCCGGGGCGATCAGCGGCACCACCTTTCCCATCCGCCGCGAGTTGGTGGCGGAGGAACTGGGCTTTGAGCGGATGTATGACAACAGTATGGACGCGGTCAGTGATCGGGATTACTTGGTGGAGTTTTTGGGGGCGGCCTCTCTGATCATGGTCCACCTGTCCCGCCTCTCCGAGGAGTTGATCCTGTGGTCCAGTCAGGAGTTCGGCTACATCGAACTGGATGATGCATTCTGTACCGGCAGCAGCATGATGCCCCAGAAGAAAAATCCGGACGTACCGGAGTTGATCCGGGGGAAGACGGGGCGGGTGACAGGACATTGGGTGGCTTTGATCACCACCTTGAAAGCCCTCCCCCTCACCTATAACAAAGATATGCAGGAGGACAAGGAGGGAATCTTCGATACCGTCGACACCCTGCAGGGAGCATTGGCACTGACGGCCCCGATGGTGGCCGGGATGAGGGTGAACAAGGAGCGGATGCGTCAAAGCGCGGAACAGGGCTTCGCCAACGCGACAGATCTGGCGGACTATCTGGTGACCCGGGGTCTCCCCTTCCGGGAGGCACATGAAGTGGTGGGCCGACTGGTTCTCTCCTGTCTGGAACAAGGACGGCTCCTGAGGGATCTGACTCTGGAGGAATTCAGGGAAGCCTGCCCGCTGATCGGTGATGACGTTCATGCCAAGCTGGAAGTGGAACAGGTGGCTGACGCCCGGAAAGCCGGCAGCGGCACTGCACGGAACCGGGTGATGGAGATGATTGTCAAGAAAAGAGAAGAATTGGATGAAACCCTTCACCGGCTGGACAACGTTCTCTATTAG
- a CDS encoding argininosuccinate synthase translates to MSKGKVILAYSGGLDTSVAIQWLKENYGYDVVAVALDVGEGKDLDFVKEKALKVGAVKSLVVDTREWFAEHYLLPALKANAMYEGKYPLVSALSRPLIAEVLVRVAAVEGAVAVAHGCTGKGNDQVRFEVAVKALNPELEVIAPVREWAMSRDEEIAYAQNHGIPIPVDLDNPYSIDQNLWGRSCECGVLEDPWAAPPAGAYEWTAAVEQTPDQPEDVEIAFQRGKPVSLNGNELPFHRLVSELNQLAGKHGVGRIDHVENRLVGIKSREVYECPAAITLITAHRELEFLTQTREVARFKPVVEGKWAELAYEGLWFSPLMKALGAFVEETQATVSGTVRIRLFKGQAVVTGRKSKHSLYSEELATYTPEDTFNHQAAVGFIQLWGLPTEVNSKVNPKKEDPTFDETLGRAIYQADQPTR, encoded by the coding sequence ATGAGCAAAGGGAAAGTGATTCTCGCCTATTCCGGCGGCCTGGATACATCGGTTGCGATTCAGTGGCTGAAGGAAAACTACGGATACGATGTGGTGGCGGTCGCTCTCGATGTGGGAGAAGGGAAAGACCTGGATTTTGTCAAGGAAAAGGCGCTGAAAGTGGGGGCAGTCAAGTCGCTGGTGGTGGACACCCGGGAGTGGTTTGCGGAACATTATCTGCTGCCGGCGCTGAAAGCCAATGCCATGTATGAAGGCAAGTATCCCCTGGTTTCCGCTCTGTCCCGCCCTCTGATCGCCGAAGTGCTGGTCCGGGTGGCGGCCGTGGAGGGGGCAGTGGCGGTGGCCCACGGATGTACCGGAAAAGGGAATGACCAGGTACGGTTTGAAGTGGCGGTCAAAGCCCTCAACCCCGAATTGGAAGTGATCGCCCCCGTCCGGGAATGGGCCATGTCCCGGGACGAGGAGATCGCCTATGCTCAAAATCATGGCATCCCGATCCCGGTGGATCTGGATAATCCCTACAGCATCGATCAAAACCTGTGGGGGAGAAGCTGTGAATGCGGTGTCCTGGAGGACCCTTGGGCGGCCCCGCCGGCGGGGGCATATGAGTGGACCGCAGCGGTGGAACAAACCCCGGACCAACCGGAGGATGTGGAGATTGCCTTCCAGCGGGGTAAGCCGGTTTCCCTGAACGGGAACGAATTGCCTTTCCACCGGTTGGTGTCGGAACTGAATCAACTGGCCGGCAAGCACGGGGTGGGACGGATCGACCATGTGGAAAACCGGTTGGTGGGAATCAAGTCCCGTGAAGTTTACGAATGTCCGGCGGCGATCACACTGATCACCGCCCACCGGGAGTTGGAATTCCTGACCCAGACCCGGGAGGTGGCCCGGTTCAAGCCGGTGGTGGAAGGAAAATGGGCGGAGCTGGCCTATGAGGGACTCTGGTTTTCTCCGTTGATGAAAGCTCTGGGTGCATTTGTGGAGGAGACCCAGGCGACGGTATCCGGGACGGTCCGGATCCGCCTCTTCAAGGGGCAGGCGGTGGTGACAGGGAGGAAGTCGAAACACTCTCTGTACAGCGAAGAGTTGGCCACCTATACACCGGAAGACACCTTCAACCACCAGGCGGCTGTCGGTTTTATCCAGTTGTGGGGATTGCCGACGGAGGTCAACTCCAAGGTGAACCCGAAAAAGGAGGATCCCACATTCGATGAAACTCTGGGGCGGGCGATTTACCAAGCCGACCAACCGACTCGTTGA
- a CDS encoding phosphoenolpyruvate hydrolase family protein, giving the protein MISREDALQRLHGEVKEGRPIVGAGAGTGLSAKCAEAGGTDLIIIYNSGRYRMAGRGSLAGLLPYGDANAIVVEMAGEVLPVVRDTPVLAGVCGTDPFRLMPVFLKQLKEMGFTGVQNFPTVGLMDGNFRANLEETGMGYDLEVEMIREANRLGLLTAPYVFDEEQARKMAEAGADVLVPHVGLTTSGNIGAKTALTLDEAVERVQAMHDAAKEVNPEILVLCHGGPIAGPEDADYVLKNTTGIVGFFGASSMERLPTEVAITENMRKFKTIG; this is encoded by the coding sequence ATGATCAGCAGAGAGGATGCTTTGCAACGTCTGCATGGGGAAGTGAAGGAAGGGCGCCCGATCGTCGGAGCGGGAGCGGGGACCGGTCTGTCGGCCAAGTGTGCCGAAGCCGGCGGAACGGATCTGATCATCATTTACAATTCGGGTCGTTACCGCATGGCGGGGCGGGGTTCCCTGGCGGGTCTGCTCCCCTACGGTGATGCCAATGCGATCGTGGTGGAGATGGCCGGGGAAGTGTTGCCGGTGGTCCGGGATACACCGGTGCTGGCCGGTGTCTGCGGCACTGATCCCTTCCGGCTCATGCCGGTCTTCCTGAAACAATTGAAGGAAATGGGTTTCACCGGCGTGCAAAATTTCCCCACCGTGGGCCTGATGGATGGAAACTTCCGGGCCAACCTGGAGGAGACAGGGATGGGTTATGATCTGGAAGTGGAGATGATCCGGGAAGCGAACCGGCTCGGATTGTTGACCGCACCTTATGTCTTTGATGAAGAGCAGGCGCGGAAAATGGCCGAAGCGGGGGCGGATGTGTTGGTGCCCCATGTCGGATTGACCACCTCCGGCAATATCGGGGCCAAAACCGCACTCACCCTGGATGAGGCGGTGGAGCGGGTGCAGGCGATGCATGATGCGGCCAAAGAGGTGAACCCGGAGATCCTCGTCCTCTGTCACGGCGGCCCCATCGCCGGGCCGGAGGATGCCGACTATGTTCTGAAAAACACCACAGGGATCGTCGGTTTCTTCGGGGCCTCCAGCATGGAACGTCTGCCCACGGAAGTGGCCATCACAGAAAACATGCGCAAATTCAAGACGATCGGTTAA
- a CDS encoding Tm-1-like ATP-binding domain-containing protein — translation MKKGQNPVVALLGTLDTKGVEYGFVRERLAGLGVHTLLIDAGIIDEPQVEPDISREEVARAAGRELEELVQAGDRGAAIKVMAEGAASLIGKLHREGRLDGILGLGGSGGTALVTQSMRGLPVGVPKLMVSTMASGDTRPYVGAVDVTMMYSVVDISGINQVSARILANAADAIAGMVTGQALPRSGEKPLIGASMFGVTTPAVEAGRKRLEELGYEVLVFHATGTGGQSMEALIRDGYLTGVFDLTTTELADDLVGGVLSAGPHRLEAAGGKGIPQVVSLGALDMVNFGPKDTVPSSFQERRLVEHNPTVTLMRTTPEECAELGRRLARKLNQAQGPVALFIPLKGVSALSKEGEFFHDPAADEALFHALREEIDRDVVEVHELDTDVNDPAFADAMAQRLHQLYSEWTGDQQEEGVQ, via the coding sequence ATGAAAAAAGGTCAAAATCCGGTGGTTGCATTGTTGGGAACATTGGATACCAAGGGTGTGGAATATGGATTTGTCCGGGAGCGGCTCGCCGGACTCGGAGTCCATACTTTGTTGATCGATGCGGGGATTATCGATGAGCCGCAGGTGGAACCGGATATCAGTCGGGAGGAGGTGGCCCGGGCCGCCGGTCGGGAACTGGAAGAGTTGGTTCAAGCGGGGGATCGCGGTGCGGCGATCAAAGTGATGGCGGAGGGTGCCGCCTCCTTGATCGGAAAACTGCATCGGGAGGGGCGTTTGGACGGTATTCTGGGTCTGGGCGGCTCGGGGGGAACCGCCCTGGTGACACAGTCGATGCGGGGTCTCCCCGTGGGAGTGCCCAAATTGATGGTGTCGACGATGGCCTCAGGGGATACCCGCCCCTATGTCGGTGCAGTGGATGTGACCATGATGTACTCGGTGGTTGACATTTCCGGAATCAACCAGGTGTCGGCCCGGATCTTGGCCAATGCCGCCGATGCCATCGCCGGAATGGTGACCGGACAAGCTCTCCCCCGATCGGGGGAAAAGCCCCTGATCGGCGCCTCCATGTTTGGTGTGACCACACCGGCGGTGGAGGCCGGACGCAAACGTCTGGAAGAACTGGGCTACGAGGTGCTGGTTTTCCACGCCACGGGGACGGGGGGCCAATCGATGGAAGCCTTGATCCGGGACGGGTATCTCACCGGAGTGTTTGACCTGACCACGACGGAATTGGCTGATGATCTGGTTGGCGGTGTCCTCTCGGCGGGCCCGCATCGTCTGGAAGCGGCGGGCGGGAAAGGCATCCCCCAGGTGGTCTCCCTGGGGGCGCTGGATATGGTCAACTTCGGTCCCAAGGATACCGTCCCGTCTTCCTTTCAGGAGCGGCGGCTGGTTGAGCACAACCCCACGGTCACTTTGATGCGGACCACACCGGAAGAGTGTGCGGAGCTGGGCCGGCGCCTCGCCCGCAAGCTCAATCAGGCGCAGGGACCTGTGGCCCTGTTTATCCCGTTGAAAGGGGTTTCCGCTCTCTCCAAAGAGGGGGAGTTCTTCCATGACCCCGCGGCGGATGAGGCCTTGTTTCATGCTTTGCGGGAAGAGATCGACCGGGATGTGGTGGAAGTGCATGAGCTGGACACCGATGTAAATGATCCGGCCTTTGCGGATGCAATGGCCCAACGCCTCCATCAACTCTACTCGGAATGGACAGGCGATCAACAAGAGGAGGGAGTTCAATGA
- a CDS encoding DNRLRE domain-containing protein: MNKRKQRGKALVWTVIFTLLWAMMPWPLISSVTAGEKSEVTNHSVEELTDGPARHDRTWRNSDSTQTVEIQPESISGGEKSSPAWKSTDQRGARGVEEKKKHLSKAGIDTYVQEKYPDYNYLHSPELRTGHATQVGKTRSYIRFGSKLPDLDGGLLISARFKAYKYYEYPNRAVDTTIRIHSANWNPAGIHWNKQPGIGASHAGRFFPKGAADGWYDWNVTRLVKDWYDHPTRNRGLVMQAANEETDGSYRKFYSADYSDGKYAPRLELTYSPKPAPPTGTVVSNGPGSKTGYINLTWNSVPGAEGYKVLIFNGESYDSVDVGNVTRWSSKGKKLWPTASRIAAGAYNYQIRVVAYNAYGETAPSEAYRPLIPDQTPPSRPGKPVWSSGANDRFTFTWASSGVNRYRVYMGTAPGQADLVNGTEVTTNRYTHPKALDLRTTCYLYVVAVNGAGDVSPPSETGRGGGWPVWHWRPVGISPPSPFRSGKQKGRRSRAA; this comes from the coding sequence ATGAATAAGAGAAAACAGCGGGGGAAAGCCCTGGTATGGACGGTGATCTTCACACTTCTCTGGGCCATGATGCCCTGGCCCTTGATCAGCTCCGTCACTGCCGGGGAAAAATCGGAAGTGACAAACCATTCCGTTGAAGAGTTGACAGATGGACCAGCCCGTCACGACAGGACGTGGAGAAACAGCGATTCAACCCAAACGGTGGAAATTCAACCTGAGTCAATCTCAGGCGGAGAAAAGAGCAGTCCAGCATGGAAAAGCACCGATCAGCGAGGGGCCCGAGGAGTGGAGGAAAAAAAGAAACATCTGTCCAAGGCCGGAATCGATACATATGTGCAAGAAAAATACCCGGACTACAACTACCTCCATTCCCCCGAGTTGCGGACGGGCCATGCCACTCAGGTGGGAAAGACCCGCTCCTATATCCGGTTTGGATCGAAACTTCCCGACTTGGACGGGGGATTACTGATCAGTGCCAGATTCAAAGCGTACAAATACTATGAATATCCCAACCGCGCCGTGGATACGACGATCCGGATCCACAGCGCCAATTGGAATCCGGCCGGCATCCATTGGAACAAACAACCCGGAATCGGCGCTTCCCATGCCGGCAGGTTTTTTCCGAAGGGGGCGGCCGATGGTTGGTATGACTGGAACGTCACCCGCCTGGTGAAAGACTGGTACGACCATCCCACCCGCAATCGTGGTCTGGTGATGCAAGCTGCCAATGAGGAAACCGATGGCAGCTATCGGAAGTTTTATTCCGCCGATTACAGCGACGGGAAATATGCCCCCCGTCTGGAACTGACCTACTCCCCGAAACCGGCACCTCCCACGGGAACGGTGGTGAGCAACGGACCGGGCTCCAAAACGGGATACATCAACCTGACTTGGAACAGCGTCCCCGGAGCCGAGGGGTATAAAGTTCTGATTTTCAACGGTGAGAGTTACGACAGTGTGGATGTCGGCAATGTGACCCGTTGGAGTAGCAAAGGGAAGAAGCTGTGGCCCACCGCATCCCGGATCGCGGCGGGAGCCTACAACTACCAGATCCGTGTGGTGGCATACAACGCCTATGGAGAGACGGCGCCTTCGGAGGCCTACCGGCCGCTGATTCCCGATCAGACACCTCCCTCCCGGCCCGGAAAACCGGTATGGAGCAGTGGGGCAAATGATCGATTCACCTTCACTTGGGCGTCTTCCGGGGTGAACAGATACCGGGTGTACATGGGGACGGCTCCGGGTCAGGCGGATCTTGTCAACGGGACGGAGGTGACCACCAACCGTTATACCCATCCCAAGGCTTTGGATCTTCGCACAACCTGTTATCTTTATGTTGTGGCGGTGAACGGGGCAGGTGATGTCTCTCCTCCTTCAGAGACCGGCAGGGGTGGAGGGTGGCCGGTATGGCACTGGAGACCGGTCGGGATTTCGCCTCCATCGCCGTTCCGCTCGGGGAAGCAGAAGGGGAGACGATCAAGGGCTGCTTAA
- the argF gene encoding ornithine carbamoyltransferase produces the protein MSVNQATARTGEISTLSPLQGRDCLTLLDFTPREIQGLVDEALGMKQAWKEGKADRPLTGKTLAMIFDKPSTRTRISFETGMAQLGGHPLHLNRGDLQLGRGESLPDTARVLSGYVDAVLIRTFSHEAVEELARHASIPIINGLTDLHHPCQALADLLTLKESRGRLAGLTLAYIGDGNNMLHSLLEAAAATGIHLRAATPQGYEPDPAIIRRARKAATRTGADLYFTSDPREAATGADAIYTDVWASMGQEEEKERRIRDFAGFQVDPALMSLAKPDALFMHCLPAYRGLEVSAEVIDGPRSIVFPQAENRLHAQKALLAALIG, from the coding sequence ATGAGTGTGAACCAAGCGACAGCCCGGACAGGGGAGATTTCCACCCTTTCCCCGTTGCAAGGGCGGGATTGTCTGACCCTCCTTGACTTCACTCCCCGGGAGATCCAGGGACTGGTGGATGAGGCACTGGGGATGAAACAGGCGTGGAAAGAAGGAAAGGCCGATCGGCCGCTGACAGGGAAAACGTTGGCCATGATCTTTGACAAACCTTCCACCCGCACCCGGATCTCCTTTGAAACCGGGATGGCTCAGCTGGGGGGGCACCCCCTCCATCTGAACCGGGGAGACCTGCAGCTGGGACGGGGGGAAAGCCTTCCGGATACAGCCCGGGTGCTCTCCGGATACGTGGATGCCGTTCTGATCCGCACCTTCAGCCATGAAGCGGTGGAAGAACTGGCCCGGCACGCTTCCATTCCCATCATTAACGGGTTGACCGATCTGCACCATCCCTGTCAGGCGCTGGCGGACCTCCTCACCCTGAAAGAGAGCCGGGGCCGTCTCGCCGGACTCACTCTGGCCTATATCGGGGATGGTAACAATATGCTTCATTCCCTTTTGGAAGCCGCCGCCGCAACGGGTATTCATCTGAGAGCGGCCACACCTCAGGGATACGAACCCGATCCGGCGATCATCCGGCGGGCACGGAAGGCGGCAACCCGGACCGGGGCCGACTTATATTTCACCTCAGACCCCAGGGAAGCAGCCACAGGAGCCGATGCAATCTATACCGATGTCTGGGCCAGCATGGGGCAGGAGGAGGAGAAGGAGCGGCGAATCCGCGATTTTGCGGGTTTCCAGGTGGATCCGGCACTGATGTCCCTGGCGAAACCGGATGCTCTGTTCATGCACTGTCTTCCCGCCTACCGGGGGCTGGAAGTCTCTGCTGAAGTGATCGACGGTCCCCGATCCATCGTCTTCCCCCAGGCGGAAAACCGTCTGCACGCACAAAAAGCACTGTTGGCTGCTTTAATCGGCTAG